A DNA window from Gillisia sp. Hel1_33_143 contains the following coding sequences:
- a CDS encoding YraN family protein encodes MASHNDLGKKGEQLAAEFLISKGYKIVARNFRFQKAEVDIIARKNNILAIIEVKTRSSSNFGDPQEFVKARQIQHLVKAVDHFVSEHQLDVDVRFDIIAIIKNSKQTKIEHLENAFLYFE; translated from the coding sequence ATGGCAAGTCATAATGATTTAGGTAAAAAGGGAGAACAACTGGCTGCGGAGTTTCTAATCTCTAAAGGTTATAAGATCGTTGCCAGAAACTTCAGATTTCAAAAGGCTGAAGTTGATATTATCGCAAGAAAAAATAATATACTCGCCATAATTGAAGTCAAAACCCGAAGCTCTTCTAATTTTGGAGATCCTCAAGAGTTTGTGAAAGCAAGACAAATTCAACATTTGGTTAAGGCGGTAGATCATTTTGTATCTGAACATCAATTGGACGTTGATGTAAGATTTGATATTATTGCCATCATTAAAAATTCTAAACAAACCAAAATAGAACATTTGGAAAATGCTTTTTTATACTTTGAATAG
- a CDS encoding histone deacetylase: MLKIANHPIYKHPLPEGHRFPMEKYDLLPKQLLHEGTCFEANFFEPEMPPEDLILAVHDKEYFDDLKNDTLDKRAARKIGFPLSKQLIRRELIIADGTVKACDYALEYGIAMNIAGGTHHAYSNRGEAFCLLNDQAIAARYLQKKEGIEKILIVDLDVHQGNGTAEIFKNDASVFTFSMHGKNNYPFKKEKSDLDIELPDGTEDEEYLDILKNTLPDLIQQVEPDFVFYLSGVDILATDKLGKLGCSVEGCKERDRYVLQTLKDLNLPVEVSMGGGYSPDIKIILEAHANTYRLAQHIFF; encoded by the coding sequence ATGCTCAAAATAGCCAATCATCCCATCTACAAGCACCCATTGCCGGAAGGTCATAGGTTTCCTATGGAAAAATATGATCTATTGCCGAAGCAATTATTGCATGAAGGTACTTGTTTTGAGGCTAATTTTTTTGAGCCAGAAATGCCTCCTGAAGATCTGATCTTAGCTGTTCATGACAAAGAGTATTTTGATGATCTAAAAAATGACACCTTAGATAAAAGAGCTGCCAGAAAGATAGGTTTTCCTCTTTCAAAGCAATTGATACGAAGAGAACTCATTATTGCAGACGGAACCGTGAAAGCTTGTGATTATGCTTTAGAATATGGAATTGCCATGAATATTGCCGGCGGCACACATCATGCATATTCAAATAGAGGCGAAGCTTTTTGCCTTTTGAATGATCAGGCTATTGCAGCAAGATATCTTCAGAAAAAGGAAGGAATAGAGAAAATACTTATTGTAGATCTAGATGTGCATCAAGGAAATGGAACGGCAGAGATCTTCAAAAATGATGCTTCAGTCTTTACCTTTTCTATGCATGGCAAAAACAACTATCCCTTCAAAAAAGAAAAATCAGATCTTGATATTGAGCTCCCAGATGGAACTGAGGATGAAGAATATCTTGACATTCTTAAAAACACTTTGCCCGATCTAATTCAACAGGTTGAACCAGATTTTGTTTTTTATCTAAGCGGTGTGGATATACTTGCTACCGATAAGTTAGGGAAACTCGGTTGCAGTGTGGAAGGTTGTAAAGAGCGAGATCGCTACGTTTTACAAACATTAAAAGATCTTAATCTTCCGGTAGAAGTGAGTATGGGAGGTGGTTATTCTCCCGATATTAAAATTATTTTAGAAGCACACGCTAATACTTATAGGTTAGCACAACATATCTTCTTCTAG
- a CDS encoding M16 family metallopeptidase, translating to MRKLMIVFLIVFGFVQKSRAQNSVFKADDINIDYEKFVLPNGLTLLVHEDHKAPIVAVNVWYHVGSKNEKEGKSGFAHLFEHLMFNGSENYDDDYFQVIERIGGTDVNGTTNTDRTNYFQNVPVSALDQVLFLESDRMGHLLGVVDQDLLDEQRGVVQNEKRQGENQPYGQQWNYITKAMYPKGHPYSWTVIGEMEDLNAASLEDVQNWFKSYYGAANAVIAIAGDIKPEEIHKKVLAYFGDIPSGPTIQRQERNIPEHNGDTYQVYEDRVPEARVLFAWNSPPFGEKEDLELDLVASILSNGKNSRLYKKLVYEDQIASNVAAFQSSSEIASNYIVYANVKPGEDIEEVRTKLLAEIDHLIKNGPTEQELKRVKADYFSGIIKGTERIGGFGGVSDVLASNQTYHGDASYYKTQMKFVENATAADLQATAKKWLTKGKHTLICKPFPEYTVVKSDIDRSKLPPLGTAKAVKFPEVQRAKLSNGMNIVLAKREGVSTVVMDLMFNAGYKTDYLATPGTAALAMDLLDEGTKDMNSLQINEKLQMLGANLYTGSDQDISRVGMNTLKQSLDGSLDVFADVILNPAFPQKEFDRLKNEQLNDIKREKSQPVSMALRVVNKYLYGEDHPYSNPYTGTGYEKTVENLTRADVQKFYDTWMKPNNATLIVTGDVEMSELKAKLEKSLGKMKKGDVPTITYNKPKTGTKNTLYLMNRPESPQSVIIGGYLTGKYGEVPEVAVEQMVNVLGGEFTSRINMNLREDKHWAYGAFGFVMDAQQERPFIVYAPVQTDKTAESILELKKELSQFVSTKPVTQEELDKVKTNQILALPGQWETNSAVNNSLYNIVKYDLPDDYYQTYDANIKNLTLSDLKSVSNKMVKPDEVNWFMVGDRAKVADKLDELGFDSIIEIDADGNVLSPEIKMPEKKEVKN from the coding sequence ATGAGAAAATTAATGATCGTTTTCCTGATCGTTTTTGGCTTTGTACAAAAATCTCGGGCACAAAATTCAGTTTTTAAAGCAGATGACATCAACATTGATTATGAAAAATTTGTGTTGCCAAATGGATTAACCCTTTTGGTTCATGAAGATCATAAAGCACCAATTGTAGCAGTAAATGTTTGGTATCATGTAGGATCTAAAAATGAAAAAGAAGGTAAAAGTGGGTTTGCGCATCTTTTTGAACATCTAATGTTTAATGGAAGTGAGAATTATGATGATGACTATTTTCAGGTTATAGAAAGAATAGGAGGAACCGATGTAAACGGAACTACAAATACAGATAGAACTAATTATTTTCAAAACGTACCGGTTTCGGCTTTAGACCAAGTGTTGTTTCTAGAGTCAGACAGAATGGGGCATTTACTTGGAGTTGTAGATCAGGATCTTTTAGATGAGCAACGTGGCGTGGTTCAAAATGAAAAACGACAAGGAGAAAATCAGCCTTATGGACAACAGTGGAATTATATCACTAAAGCCATGTATCCTAAAGGGCATCCATATTCTTGGACGGTAATTGGGGAAATGGAAGATCTGAATGCTGCTTCTTTGGAAGATGTGCAAAATTGGTTCAAGTCATATTACGGTGCTGCGAATGCAGTAATTGCTATCGCCGGAGATATTAAGCCGGAAGAGATCCACAAAAAAGTGTTGGCTTATTTTGGAGATATTCCTTCGGGACCAACCATCCAAAGACAAGAAAGAAATATTCCGGAACATAACGGAGATACGTATCAGGTTTATGAAGATAGAGTGCCAGAGGCAAGAGTTCTTTTTGCATGGAATTCTCCTCCGTTTGGAGAAAAGGAAGATCTGGAATTAGATCTTGTGGCTTCTATTTTGAGCAATGGTAAGAATTCCAGACTTTATAAAAAATTGGTTTATGAAGATCAGATTGCTAGTAATGTTGCTGCTTTTCAGTCTTCAAGCGAAATCGCGAGCAATTACATCGTGTATGCAAATGTAAAACCGGGAGAAGATATTGAAGAAGTTAGAACTAAACTTTTAGCCGAAATAGATCATCTAATAAAAAACGGACCTACCGAGCAAGAGTTGAAAAGAGTTAAAGCCGATTACTTTTCAGGAATTATAAAAGGAACAGAAAGAATTGGTGGGTTTGGAGGAGTTTCAGATGTATTAGCATCAAATCAAACGTATCATGGAGATGCATCTTATTATAAAACTCAAATGAAATTTGTAGAAAATGCTACTGCTGCTGATCTACAGGCAACAGCAAAGAAATGGTTAACAAAAGGAAAGCATACTTTAATTTGCAAGCCATTCCCTGAATATACCGTTGTGAAATCTGATATTGATAGATCTAAATTACCTCCTTTAGGAACTGCTAAGGCTGTAAAATTTCCAGAAGTGCAACGAGCAAAATTGTCTAACGGGATGAACATCGTTTTAGCAAAAAGAGAAGGAGTTTCTACCGTAGTTATGGATCTTATGTTCAACGCCGGATATAAAACAGATTATTTAGCTACTCCGGGAACTGCAGCTTTAGCGATGGATCTATTAGATGAAGGAACTAAAGATATGAACTCACTTCAGATCAATGAAAAACTTCAAATGCTGGGAGCTAATTTATATACAGGATCAGACCAGGATATTTCCAGAGTGGGTATGAATACCTTAAAACAAAGCTTAGATGGAAGTTTAGATGTTTTTGCAGATGTTATTTTGAATCCAGCTTTCCCTCAAAAGGAATTCGACAGATTAAAGAATGAGCAGTTAAATGATATCAAAAGAGAGAAGTCTCAGCCAGTTTCCATGGCTTTAAGAGTGGTAAATAAATATTTATATGGGGAAGATCATCCTTATAGCAATCCATATACAGGAACGGGATATGAGAAAACGGTAGAAAATTTAACGCGAGCCGATGTTCAGAAATTTTATGATACCTGGATGAAGCCGAATAATGCTACGCTAATTGTTACCGGAGATGTTGAAATGAGTGAGCTTAAAGCGAAGCTTGAAAAATCTTTAGGGAAGATGAAAAAAGGAGACGTTCCAACCATCACTTATAACAAGCCAAAAACAGGAACTAAAAACACATTGTATTTAATGAACAGACCGGAATCTCCACAATCTGTAATTATTGGTGGTTATTTAACCGGAAAATATGGGGAAGTGCCAGAAGTTGCTGTAGAGCAAATGGTGAATGTGTTGGGAGGTGAATTTACTTCACGTATCAATATGAACCTTAGGGAAGATAAACATTGGGCTTATGGCGCCTTCGGATTTGTGATGGACGCACAACAGGAAAGACCATTTATTGTTTATGCCCCGGTTCAAACCGATAAAACTGCAGAATCTATCTTAGAATTGAAAAAAGAGTTATCTCAATTTGTATCTACTAAACCTGTTACTCAGGAAGAGTTAGATAAAGTAAAGACTAATCAGATTCTTGCTTTACCGGGACAATGGGAAACAAACTCGGCGGTAAATAACTCACTTTATAATATTGTGAAGTATGATCTGCCAGATGATTATTACCAAACCTATGATGCCAATATCAAGAATTTGACTTTAAGTGATTTGAAATCTGTTAGTAATAAAATGGTTAAACCCGATGAAGTAAATTGGTTTATGGTAGGAGACAGAGCTAAGGTTGCAGATAAATTAGATGAACTTGGATTTGATTCTATCATTGAGATCGACGCCGATGGGAATGTATTATCTCCAGAGATTAAAATGCCTGAAAAAAAAGAGGTAAAAAATTAA
- the metG gene encoding methionine--tRNA ligase: protein MNNSPQRYTITAALPYTNGPIHIGHLAGVYVPADIYARFLRMQGNDVAFVCGSDEHGVAIPMKAKKEGVTPQEIIDKYHAIIEKSFQDFGVSFDNYSRTSRKIHHDTASEFFKKLYEDGKFIEETTEQLYDAEANQFLADRFVTGTCPKCGHEEAYGDQCENCGSSLNATDLINPKSAITGAVPTLKQTKHWFLPLDRYEDWLKEWIIKGHKKDWKVNVYGQVKSWIDEGLRARAVTRDLEWGIPVPVEGAEGKVLYVWFDAPIGYISSTKEWAEREGKDWEPYWKDKDTKLVHFIGKDNIVFHCIIFPTMLKAEGSYILPDNVPANEFLNLEGKKLSTSKNWAVWLHEYLEDFPNQQDVLRYALTANAPETKDNDFTWKDFQARNNNELVAIFGNFINRVVVLTDKYYSGEVPTPGDYSEVDEQTLATLRAYPAVIASSIEKYRFREAQGELMNLARLGNKYLADEEPWKLIKTDEERVKTVMFVALQIASALATLSEPFLPFTSAKLKSILNISDAENGQDSTWDEISTKHILLNSGHKIGKAELLFSKIEDEQIQKQLDKLEATKAANEAENKKAEPQKEIATFEDFTKMDLRVGTITEATKMPKADKLLVLKVDTGIDTRTIVSGIAKSFKPEDIIGKKVTVLVNLAPRKLRGVESEGMILMTENAEGKLVFLNPDEDNVHNGTIIS, encoded by the coding sequence ATGAATAATTCTCCACAACGATATACAATTACCGCCGCCTTACCTTACACCAACGGTCCCATTCATATTGGGCATTTGGCCGGTGTTTATGTGCCAGCCGATATTTATGCACGTTTTTTAAGAATGCAGGGTAATGATGTTGCTTTTGTTTGCGGAAGTGATGAGCATGGGGTAGCAATACCTATGAAGGCTAAGAAAGAAGGAGTAACTCCGCAGGAAATTATAGATAAATATCACGCAATTATAGAAAAGTCTTTTCAGGATTTTGGAGTTTCTTTTGACAACTACTCCAGAACTTCAAGAAAGATCCATCATGATACCGCTTCAGAATTTTTCAAGAAATTATATGAAGATGGGAAATTCATTGAAGAAACTACCGAGCAGTTGTACGATGCCGAGGCTAATCAATTCTTGGCAGATAGATTTGTAACGGGAACTTGCCCAAAATGTGGACATGAAGAAGCTTATGGAGATCAATGTGAGAATTGTGGAAGTTCTTTAAATGCTACAGACCTTATCAATCCAAAATCGGCTATTACAGGTGCAGTGCCAACGCTTAAGCAAACAAAGCACTGGTTCTTACCATTAGACAGGTATGAAGATTGGTTAAAAGAATGGATCATTAAAGGACATAAAAAAGACTGGAAAGTTAACGTATATGGGCAGGTTAAATCTTGGATAGATGAAGGTTTAAGAGCTCGTGCGGTAACTAGAGATCTGGAATGGGGAATCCCGGTTCCTGTGGAAGGTGCCGAAGGGAAAGTGCTTTATGTTTGGTTTGATGCGCCAATCGGATACATTTCTTCAACCAAAGAATGGGCTGAGAGAGAAGGTAAAGATTGGGAGCCATATTGGAAAGATAAAGACACCAAATTGGTACATTTTATTGGTAAGGATAACATCGTTTTTCATTGCATTATTTTCCCTACCATGCTTAAAGCCGAAGGAAGCTATATTTTACCTGATAATGTGCCTGCAAATGAATTCTTGAATTTGGAAGGTAAAAAACTTTCAACCTCAAAGAATTGGGCTGTTTGGTTGCACGAATATTTAGAAGATTTTCCAAATCAGCAAGATGTATTGCGTTATGCGCTTACGGCAAATGCTCCGGAAACTAAGGATAACGATTTTACCTGGAAAGATTTTCAGGCTAGAAACAATAATGAATTGGTGGCTATCTTCGGAAACTTCATCAACAGAGTGGTGGTGTTAACCGATAAATATTATAGCGGTGAAGTTCCAACGCCAGGAGATTATTCTGAAGTTGATGAGCAGACACTTGCAACACTTAGAGCATATCCGGCAGTAATTGCCAGCTCTATAGAAAAATATAGATTTAGAGAAGCACAAGGAGAATTGATGAATCTTGCCAGATTAGGAAATAAATATTTAGCAGACGAAGAACCTTGGAAACTTATAAAAACTGATGAAGAAAGAGTAAAAACTGTAATGTTCGTGGCATTGCAAATTGCATCTGCACTTGCAACTTTAAGCGAACCTTTCTTGCCATTTACCTCAGCTAAATTGAAATCTATTTTGAATATTTCTGATGCTGAAAATGGACAAGATTCTACTTGGGATGAAATTTCAACTAAACACATCTTATTAAATTCAGGTCATAAAATTGGAAAAGCAGAGTTGCTTTTCAGTAAAATAGAAGACGAACAAATTCAAAAACAATTAGACAAATTGGAAGCTACTAAAGCCGCTAACGAAGCTGAAAATAAAAAAGCAGAACCTCAAAAAGAGATCGCTACTTTTGAAGATTTCACGAAAATGGATCTTCGAGTAGGTACTATTACCGAAGCTACAAAAATGCCAAAAGCAGATAAGTTATTGGTGTTGAAAGTAGATACAGGAATAGACACCAGAACTATAGTTTCGGGAATTGCTAAAAGCTTTAAACCTGAAGACATCATCGGTAAGAAAGTAACTGTTTTAGTGAACCTTGCTCCAAGAAAATTGAGAGGCGTAGAAAGTGAAGGAATGATCTTGATGACAGAGAATGCAGAAGGAAAATTGGTCTTTTTGAATCCTGATGAAGATAACGTGCATAACGGGACTATAATTAGTTAA